One segment of Rhodopirellula baltica SH 1 DNA contains the following:
- a CDS encoding DUF58 domain-containing protein: MTSTLSPETLQQIKRLDLRARMVVRGFLQGLHNSPLQGFSVQFSDHRLYNRGDDPKLIDWLVYAKTDKHYIKRFEAETNLNGFLLMDLSKSMGFRQGTSMTKFEYSTCLAAALTYLMSLQKDPVGLLTFDDKLRAILPARSRRGHLGDVLAALSGMTPEGTTELPRCLVQVAAMLKQHSLVMLFSDLLGDPEETLAALARLRHGGHDVIVFHVLDDAEVRFPYEGPVEFEDPESGELVTVDATGFRAEYLDQIAAFRETYSQGCSALRIDYVPLDTSMPFDRALTEYLQQRQARF, encoded by the coding sequence ATGACATCGACTCTTTCGCCAGAAACACTTCAACAGATCAAACGTCTCGATCTGCGCGCCCGCATGGTCGTGCGAGGGTTCTTGCAGGGATTGCACAACAGCCCCCTACAAGGTTTCTCGGTCCAGTTCAGCGATCACCGTCTGTACAATCGTGGCGATGATCCCAAGCTGATTGATTGGTTGGTGTATGCCAAAACAGACAAGCATTACATCAAACGGTTCGAAGCAGAAACCAACCTGAACGGTTTCCTGTTGATGGACCTTTCCAAATCGATGGGTTTCCGCCAAGGAACTTCGATGACGAAGTTCGAGTATTCGACGTGCTTGGCAGCGGCGCTGACCTATCTGATGTCGCTGCAAAAAGACCCGGTCGGATTGCTGACTTTCGACGACAAACTGCGAGCAATCCTGCCCGCCCGAAGTCGACGCGGGCATCTCGGTGATGTCTTGGCGGCCCTCTCCGGGATGACTCCCGAAGGCACAACCGAACTGCCACGATGCTTAGTTCAGGTCGCCGCGATGCTGAAGCAACACAGCCTTGTGATGCTGTTCTCCGATTTGCTGGGTGATCCAGAGGAAACGCTCGCGGCGCTCGCTCGATTGCGACACGGCGGCCACGACGTGATCGTCTTTCATGTTCTCGATGACGCCGAGGTTCGTTTCCCGTACGAGGGTCCCGTCGAGTTCGAGGACCCCGAGTCAGGTGAACTCGTGACGGTCGATGCGACGGGTTTCCGAGCTGAGTACCTCGACCAAATCGCCGCTTTTCGCGAAACGTATTCGCAAGGTTGTTCCGCTTTGCGAATCGACTACGTGCCGCTAGACACCAGCATGCCGTTTGACCGTGCACTGACTGAGTACCTGCAACAACGCCAGGCACGGTTCTAA
- a CDS encoding ABC transporter ATP-binding protein, producing the protein MLVVSELSKSYPTAGEPLSVLRGVNLELSPGQSAAIVGPSGSGKTTLLQILGTLDEPDSGSVQINGQDPFALDARERAAYRNQTIGFIFQDHHLLPQLSVTENVLIPALANGKPTSDDVSRAAELIDAVGLSHRATHLPRELSGGERERVAIARALLMQPSVVLADEPTGNLDSKTAKTITELLLRLQAEQNTVLVTVTHSLSLADEMNERFELVDGALVRRGRFGITA; encoded by the coding sequence GTGTTGGTTGTTTCCGAGTTGTCAAAATCGTATCCCACCGCGGGTGAACCGTTGTCCGTCTTGCGAGGCGTCAACCTCGAGCTTTCCCCAGGACAATCTGCCGCGATTGTTGGACCGAGCGGAAGTGGCAAGACAACGTTGCTGCAAATTCTTGGAACACTCGACGAACCTGACTCCGGCTCAGTCCAAATCAATGGACAAGATCCGTTTGCGCTCGATGCACGCGAGCGAGCCGCCTATCGAAATCAAACGATTGGCTTCATCTTTCAAGATCATCATCTGCTGCCACAATTGTCCGTGACAGAAAACGTTCTCATTCCCGCATTGGCCAATGGAAAACCAACCAGCGACGACGTGTCACGCGCAGCAGAACTGATCGATGCCGTTGGATTGTCTCACCGAGCCACGCATCTGCCTCGCGAATTGTCGGGCGGTGAACGCGAACGTGTGGCCATCGCGAGAGCCTTGCTGATGCAACCGTCCGTTGTTTTGGCAGACGAACCGACTGGCAACCTGGATTCGAAAACTGCGAAGACGATCACAGAATTGCTTTTGCGTTTGCAAGCGGAGCAGAACACGGTGTTGGTGACCGTCACGCACTCGCTGTCGTTGGCCGATGAAATGAACGAGCGTTTCGAGCTGGTCGATGGTGCATTGGTACGCCGCGGACGATTCGGCATCACCGCATGA
- a CDS encoding DUF1559 domain-containing protein, translating to MSSRSHVCPDGTDHTIRTRRGFTLVELLVVIAIIGVMVGLLLPAVQSAREAARRMSCSNNMKQIGLALHNYHSAFKSFPASGRPENYTANGWARKSSWFIAILPQLEQSAIYDGIDFSASSFDNMNAGWAAPVVHWEEMNRARVPGFWCPSSVLAKTNIYPTNDATQALGAPENLEVQIPDYAGNSGCNFTGGTIDDHPTAVWDWGGVHADNGFFGMKMRFDTPWPGTETRFASLLDGTSHTIAVGEQGGVHGTFNDHRAGAALGGMWSCGTATAGNAKNNYVVTRYPINYSGDDWPSWGGLRWNGGWEKNGMDTAFNNTAFRSQHIGGAQFVMADGSVQFITDSIQFEIYTALMDRADRSAMEGLE from the coding sequence ATGTCATCGCGTTCCCACGTTTGTCCGGACGGCACCGATCACACGATTCGCACACGACGTGGTTTCACCTTGGTTGAACTGCTCGTCGTCATTGCGATCATCGGAGTGATGGTTGGTTTGCTCTTGCCTGCGGTGCAGTCTGCTCGTGAAGCAGCTCGCCGGATGAGTTGCAGCAACAACATGAAGCAGATCGGGTTGGCTCTTCATAACTATCACTCCGCGTTCAAATCGTTTCCCGCATCGGGACGACCTGAGAACTACACCGCGAATGGTTGGGCTCGGAAGTCGTCATGGTTCATCGCCATCTTGCCGCAATTGGAACAATCAGCTATCTACGACGGCATCGATTTTTCAGCCTCATCGTTCGACAACATGAACGCGGGTTGGGCCGCACCGGTTGTTCATTGGGAAGAGATGAATCGAGCTCGCGTGCCGGGATTTTGGTGCCCGTCGAGTGTGCTCGCCAAAACGAATATCTACCCAACGAACGATGCGACTCAAGCACTGGGAGCGCCAGAGAATCTGGAAGTTCAAATTCCTGACTATGCCGGCAACAGCGGATGCAACTTCACCGGCGGAACCATCGACGATCACCCGACCGCAGTTTGGGATTGGGGTGGCGTTCATGCCGACAACGGATTCTTCGGTATGAAGATGCGATTCGACACACCGTGGCCTGGTACCGAGACCCGATTCGCTTCGCTGTTGGACGGGACGTCGCACACGATCGCGGTGGGTGAGCAAGGTGGCGTTCACGGAACGTTCAACGATCACCGTGCCGGAGCTGCTCTTGGCGGAATGTGGTCCTGTGGAACCGCGACTGCTGGTAACGCGAAGAACAACTATGTCGTGACTCGTTACCCCATCAATTACTCCGGCGATGATTGGCCATCGTGGGGCGGATTGAGATGGAATGGTGGTTGGGAGAAGAACGGAATGGATACCGCATTCAATAACACCGCGTTTCGATCACAACACATCGGTGGTGCCCAGTTCGTGATGGCGGATGGTTCGGTGCAGTTCATCACTGACAGCATTCAGTTCGAAATCTACACGGCTTTGATGGATCGTGCAGACCGGTCGGCGATGGAAGGACTCGAATGA
- a CDS encoding carboxypeptidase-like regulatory domain-containing protein has product MMNWNQNAMLENQNRRQRNQLLSSLILLIGLLCPLSGCGPSGPETGEVSGVVSMGGNPVPGASITFYPVAGRQSFGKTDQDGRYTLEYAQDQPGAVTGQHRVKIMTGGMGAPSMPSGPAESPSKSRSRSKGMEPPREVTLPDMVTVESGSNEINLTIP; this is encoded by the coding sequence ATGATGAACTGGAATCAAAACGCAATGCTTGAAAATCAAAATCGACGTCAACGAAACCAGTTGCTGAGCTCATTGATCTTGCTCATCGGTTTGTTGTGCCCGTTGTCCGGCTGCGGCCCATCGGGCCCCGAGACCGGAGAGGTTTCAGGTGTGGTGAGCATGGGAGGGAATCCCGTCCCCGGTGCATCGATCACATTTTATCCTGTTGCGGGTCGGCAATCGTTTGGCAAGACGGACCAGGACGGACGTTACACATTGGAGTACGCTCAGGATCAGCCGGGAGCGGTCACAGGGCAACACCGCGTCAAAATCATGACCGGAGGCATGGGGGCACCCAGCATGCCCAGCGGTCCTGCGGAGAGTCCCAGCAAATCGCGATCGCGTTCGAAGGGGATGGAACCACCGAGGGAAGTCACGCTACCAGACATGGTGACGGTTGAGTCAGGTTCGAACGAAATCAACCTGACCATTCCTTAG
- a CDS encoding YdcF family protein translates to MMFGMIPSSSHSTVADEPTGSSIGPRTVWSDVLVALLAPAALGLLLVVVTWMQQGFVAGMRCGTDLVQPVGLVWLGMLALTAFALRQWRRGTHSVVKALGWFTCFFVWWMVGNGDFANWMSGRVESPLQMEPSPALEQRDLDRPLDAVVVLGGGSSAVAPGFYELGRDGERVISAAQAYHAGATRKIIVTGSSTDGYEPPWKQSTQLLMSLGVPEDVIVRIEGVNTQAEMRSLKQLMESPPSESNELRPDNTDSPDELKVGLITSAFHMPRAMRLAKASSLELIPLPCAFRASSNERPWIASSLVPGAGNLETVAKMIKETIAKIAGQ, encoded by the coding sequence ATGATGTTTGGGATGATTCCATCTTCATCTCATTCGACCGTCGCCGACGAACCGACCGGCTCGTCAATCGGACCTCGAACCGTCTGGTCCGACGTTCTCGTTGCATTGCTTGCACCGGCGGCTCTTGGTTTGTTGCTGGTTGTTGTGACATGGATGCAACAAGGTTTTGTCGCCGGAATGCGATGCGGAACGGATCTGGTTCAGCCCGTTGGTTTGGTGTGGCTTGGGATGCTAGCCCTGACCGCGTTTGCGTTACGACAATGGCGTCGTGGGACTCATTCTGTGGTCAAGGCCCTCGGTTGGTTCACGTGCTTCTTCGTTTGGTGGATGGTCGGCAACGGCGATTTTGCAAATTGGATGAGCGGCCGGGTTGAGAGCCCGTTGCAAATGGAACCCAGTCCAGCACTCGAGCAGCGTGATCTTGATCGACCGCTTGATGCCGTGGTCGTGCTTGGCGGAGGTTCGTCCGCTGTGGCGCCCGGTTTCTACGAATTGGGGCGAGATGGTGAACGAGTCATCTCAGCCGCCCAGGCGTACCATGCCGGGGCCACTCGGAAAATCATCGTGACAGGATCGTCCACCGATGGCTACGAACCGCCGTGGAAACAGTCGACTCAATTGTTGATGTCGCTGGGTGTTCCGGAGGATGTGATCGTGCGAATCGAAGGCGTCAACACTCAAGCAGAAATGCGTTCGCTCAAGCAGTTGATGGAATCTCCGCCCTCGGAATCGAACGAGCTTCGGCCGGACAACACTGACTCGCCGGACGAGCTCAAGGTGGGATTGATCACCAGCGCTTTTCATATGCCGCGAGCCATGCGATTGGCGAAGGCTTCTTCGCTGGAGTTGATTCCGTTGCCATGTGCCTTTCGTGCCAGTTCAAACGAACGGCCATGGATCGCTTCATCGTTGGTGCCGGGGGCGGGAAACCTCGAGACCGTCGCGAAGATGATCAAAGAGACCATCGCGAAGATCGCCGGGCAGTGA
- a CDS encoding SGNH/GDSL hydrolase family protein, with protein sequence MNQRRSSCLRLLCVCIGFEAGLLCFGSTALAQDTVTVKQQFLIPETNDSMAGEGPVRRYDWMKNLWQKRRATFASRVQQDQNAIVFLGDSITQDWGDDFRGAFGDRKVANRGISGDTTRGMLYRLKEDVLDVNPKAVVMLMGTNDLEEHATPKIIAGNVRLIFKELQAHDSDMPIVLCLVMPSSETKSRPAGKIKRLNKLLAEIAEENEGVHLVDTWTPFANEKGDAKVEEFPDLLHPNEVGYQKWKTTLEPTLKELNL encoded by the coding sequence ATGAATCAACGTCGATCATCCTGTCTGCGTCTTCTGTGTGTTTGCATTGGTTTCGAAGCCGGTTTGTTGTGTTTTGGGTCTACGGCACTGGCCCAAGATACCGTCACGGTCAAACAACAATTTTTGATTCCGGAAACCAACGACTCCATGGCTGGCGAGGGTCCCGTCCGCCGATATGACTGGATGAAGAATTTATGGCAAAAACGTCGAGCCACTTTTGCCTCGCGCGTGCAACAAGACCAAAACGCAATCGTGTTCCTTGGTGACTCCATCACACAAGATTGGGGAGACGATTTTCGTGGAGCGTTCGGCGATCGAAAAGTTGCCAACCGCGGCATCAGCGGTGATACGACTCGCGGCATGCTGTATCGATTGAAAGAAGACGTTCTGGACGTGAACCCCAAAGCGGTCGTCATGTTGATGGGAACAAACGACTTGGAGGAGCACGCCACGCCAAAAATCATCGCCGGCAACGTTCGCTTGATTTTCAAAGAGCTACAGGCTCATGATTCGGACATGCCAATCGTACTTTGCCTCGTGATGCCCAGCAGCGAAACCAAATCACGTCCCGCCGGCAAAATCAAACGCCTCAACAAACTGCTGGCCGAGATCGCCGAAGAAAATGAAGGCGTTCATCTGGTCGATACATGGACGCCATTTGCGAACGAAAAAGGCGACGCAAAGGTAGAAGAGTTCCCTGACTTATTGCATCCAAACGAAGTCGGCTACCAAAAGTGGAAGACGACACTCGAACCTACTTTGAAGGAACTGAACCTTTAA
- a CDS encoding B12-binding domain-containing radical SAM protein: protein MPKPKLTLVSMSGLRVGHEELLQRGLKLPGLARRASALSQLPPLGLLTIAALVPESWDIELVMDDGVTPECEVADQILSGTTSLNPPRVVAFSALTPSADRAARISRLVQRHNVTTVIGGLHATATPEHCRPHFDVVVQGDGESTFANLLADVMEGTPAASYRADGSFSLADSPLPRWELLGKNSPPRYTIQSMRGCPWACSFCAASRMLGPARVKPDDRFEAELQAISDQQSRPWIELADDNTFASGRDHGPMLESLQNHGARWFTESDWRIAKKPRLLQQIADSGCRQILIGLESSVFRYPGMGAKNADWERMLEAVVAIQEAGIVVNGCLIVGADGESKESITRLGDFLEEAPMGEIQLTLQTPFPGTSLYKTLLQSERLLPGDFSRYTLFDVVYQPDQMTAEQLQNEFNALIERVFRPEAQARRDSIQKKIRSFRRAARDQV from the coding sequence GTGCCGAAACCAAAGTTGACCTTGGTCTCGATGAGTGGATTGCGAGTGGGACATGAGGAATTGCTTCAGCGAGGATTGAAGCTGCCCGGACTGGCACGCCGTGCTTCCGCACTTTCACAGTTGCCTCCGCTTGGTTTGCTGACCATTGCGGCGTTGGTGCCGGAATCATGGGACATCGAATTGGTCATGGATGACGGTGTCACTCCAGAGTGCGAGGTGGCCGATCAAATCTTGTCAGGAACAACTTCGTTGAACCCGCCTCGAGTCGTGGCGTTCTCGGCGTTGACTCCCTCGGCCGATCGAGCGGCACGAATCAGTCGACTGGTTCAGCGTCACAATGTAACCACGGTGATCGGCGGATTGCATGCGACGGCGACACCCGAACATTGCCGTCCGCACTTTGATGTTGTTGTTCAGGGTGATGGAGAAAGCACGTTTGCGAATTTGTTGGCGGATGTGATGGAAGGGACGCCCGCGGCATCGTATCGAGCTGATGGATCGTTCTCTCTTGCCGATTCGCCGCTGCCACGATGGGAATTGTTGGGGAAAAACTCACCACCGCGGTACACGATCCAATCAATGCGAGGCTGCCCATGGGCGTGTTCGTTCTGCGCGGCGAGCCGAATGCTGGGGCCGGCCAGAGTCAAACCCGACGATCGATTCGAAGCGGAGCTACAGGCAATATCAGATCAGCAATCGCGGCCGTGGATCGAGTTGGCTGACGACAACACTTTCGCCAGTGGACGCGATCACGGACCAATGTTGGAATCGCTTCAAAACCATGGGGCTCGCTGGTTCACCGAATCCGACTGGCGAATCGCGAAAAAGCCGAGATTGCTTCAGCAAATTGCAGACAGCGGATGTCGACAGATATTGATTGGGTTGGAATCCAGCGTGTTTCGCTATCCAGGCATGGGAGCCAAGAACGCTGATTGGGAGCGTATGCTGGAGGCGGTTGTCGCGATTCAAGAGGCTGGGATCGTCGTCAATGGATGCTTGATCGTCGGAGCTGATGGAGAATCGAAGGAGTCCATCACGCGACTGGGAGACTTCTTGGAGGAGGCTCCGATGGGCGAGATTCAGCTGACGTTGCAGACACCGTTTCCAGGTACCAGCCTCTACAAAACACTGTTGCAATCGGAACGTTTGCTTCCCGGTGATTTTTCGAGGTACACGTTGTTCGACGTGGTCTACCAGCCTGACCAGATGACAGCCGAGCAATTGCAAAACGAGTTCAATGCTTTGATCGAGCGAGTGTTTCGTCCGGAGGCTCAGGCACGACGCGATTCCATTCAAAAGAAAATTCGATCTTTCCGACGTGCTGCGAGAGACCAGGTATGA
- a CDS encoding serine/threonine-protein kinase, whose protein sequence is MAEPEQLGPYQIESVIGRGGMGSVYRAKHAKSGEEVAVKLIAQHVADDMRFRRRFDAEVETLRRLRHPGIVRLIGYGEEAGQLFYSMELVRGETLQKRIRDVKRLGWLPTLDIASQVCSALKHAHDIGVIHRDLKPANLILTDAGEVKLVDFGIAKLFGFGEQTLHGSVLGTADYMAPEQAGSHSITPRTDLYALGSVMYAMLAGRAPFAGKKVTQVVEALQRDRPVPLDLINPDIPAEVVEIVHQLLEKDPADRPPTALAVMNRLKATRAGLQRGRTLNEQASRTQLGDEDFTPELPPNLAGDLDTRGHHHTDASREVSPDLPTNETGGDHPTGRRVLAGDHPSNLADPLTDPAMTSTNDSATQSKGNNEPVKTHFQTIDSNSPPGGYLSDLHRAEGSESNWVQWVSIVGMVLILLGGLGLFAYSIRTPSASTLFESFQAAEVNGDLGSESSRMTQFLKAYPDDERADQVRQWQRSVELESTYRQLKNRARTAGGSSKMPPAEQSLLQALSLRETSTADAARQLQAWLDVYSIEVDPESVGYVMSPGDKLKHRLRQRELEQLELLVRDELNRLKEDPSDHVANSQRELALRSRLATALKLPRDQKTRVLDGIITLYEDQDWAAEIVRDTKHELETLE, encoded by the coding sequence ATGGCTGAACCAGAACAGCTGGGGCCTTACCAGATCGAAAGTGTCATCGGTCGCGGCGGCATGGGGTCGGTCTACCGAGCCAAGCATGCGAAGTCCGGTGAAGAAGTCGCCGTGAAGTTGATCGCTCAACACGTCGCCGATGACATGCGTTTCCGCCGACGGTTTGACGCGGAAGTCGAAACCCTTCGACGATTGCGGCACCCGGGAATCGTTCGCTTGATCGGTTACGGCGAAGAAGCCGGACAACTTTTCTATTCGATGGAACTGGTTCGTGGCGAAACGCTCCAAAAACGAATCCGGGATGTGAAGCGTCTGGGTTGGCTCCCAACGTTGGACATCGCATCGCAAGTTTGTTCCGCTCTGAAACATGCTCACGACATTGGCGTGATCCATCGTGACCTTAAACCTGCCAACTTGATTCTGACCGACGCCGGCGAAGTCAAATTGGTCGATTTCGGAATCGCCAAACTGTTTGGCTTTGGTGAGCAAACCCTGCACGGATCCGTGCTCGGGACCGCCGACTACATGGCCCCCGAACAAGCCGGCAGCCATTCAATCACACCTCGCACCGATTTGTATGCACTGGGCAGCGTGATGTACGCGATGCTGGCTGGTCGTGCTCCTTTCGCGGGCAAAAAGGTCACACAAGTCGTCGAGGCCCTGCAACGTGATCGCCCCGTTCCATTGGATCTGATCAATCCGGACATTCCGGCCGAAGTCGTCGAGATCGTTCACCAGTTGCTTGAAAAAGATCCCGCCGACCGTCCACCGACCGCCCTCGCGGTCATGAATCGGTTGAAAGCCACACGCGCAGGATTGCAACGTGGCCGCACTTTGAACGAACAAGCTTCCCGCACGCAGCTCGGCGATGAAGACTTCACGCCCGAATTGCCACCGAACTTGGCCGGCGATTTGGATACTCGCGGGCACCATCACACCGACGCCTCTCGCGAGGTATCGCCTGATTTGCCGACCAATGAAACCGGTGGCGACCACCCGACCGGCCGACGCGTTTTGGCGGGCGACCACCCGAGCAACCTCGCCGATCCGCTGACCGATCCGGCGATGACCAGCACCAACGATTCGGCGACTCAATCCAAAGGCAACAACGAACCGGTCAAGACTCATTTTCAAACGATCGATTCCAATTCGCCTCCCGGCGGCTATCTGTCCGACCTGCATCGTGCCGAGGGCTCGGAATCCAATTGGGTCCAATGGGTTTCGATCGTCGGCATGGTTTTGATTTTGCTAGGTGGCCTGGGTTTGTTCGCTTACTCAATCCGAACGCCATCCGCATCAACTTTGTTTGAATCCTTTCAAGCTGCTGAAGTCAACGGAGACCTTGGATCCGAATCGTCACGCATGACTCAGTTTTTGAAGGCGTATCCGGACGACGAACGTGCCGACCAAGTTCGCCAGTGGCAACGTTCGGTCGAACTCGAATCCACCTATCGACAGCTGAAAAACCGCGCGCGAACCGCGGGCGGTTCTTCCAAGATGCCTCCTGCCGAACAATCGCTGCTGCAAGCCTTGTCACTGCGAGAAACTTCGACCGCCGATGCGGCAAGGCAATTGCAAGCGTGGCTGGATGTCTACTCCATCGAAGTGGATCCTGAATCCGTGGGGTACGTCATGTCACCCGGCGACAAACTCAAGCACCGACTTCGACAACGAGAGCTCGAGCAATTGGAATTATTGGTGCGTGATGAACTCAATCGTTTGAAAGAAGATCCCTCGGACCACGTCGCAAACAGCCAGCGAGAACTCGCCCTCCGATCACGGCTCGCAACAGCGTTGAAACTTCCTCGCGACCAGAAAACTCGCGTGCTGGATGGAATCATCACACTGTACGAAGACCAAGACTGGGCGGCAGAAATCGTTCGCGACACCAAACACGAACTAGAAACACTGGAGTGA
- a CDS encoding aldose 1-epimerase family protein has protein sequence MATESIVVREVDDRDQRIQWDTNSPLHLDLSTRVGDWTIRHGIFRGGVSEGVEIVRLKNSRMHVDVLPTRGMSIWRIECDGIRFGWHSPVNGPVHPNHVPVSEPSGLGWLSGFDELVVRCGLESNGAPQHDANGKLEYPLHGHIANTPADSLSLEFDEASGRVELIAETIETRLFFKRFRMRSRIRVHADRTEVEILDDVTNELAMPRTMQMLYHINLGSPVLGENSRLVSTLDELAPKDAHAAEQIDRWDEFDGPTTGEAERVYFGRPRADETGYTHALLMSPKQKRGFAVSFKTSTLPAFVLWKNTAAETDGYVTGLEPATGFPNRRGFEEQQGRLVDIGAGETKSFRIKLRPLMDADLVEATRQKIQSLTDEGEPTEISKEPRSDWTDLNG, from the coding sequence ATGGCCACCGAATCCATCGTTGTCCGAGAAGTCGATGACCGTGACCAACGCATCCAGTGGGACACAAACAGCCCGCTTCACCTGGATTTGTCGACCCGAGTCGGCGATTGGACGATCCGGCACGGAATCTTCCGCGGTGGCGTGAGCGAAGGCGTCGAAATCGTTCGGCTCAAAAACAGCCGAATGCATGTCGACGTGTTGCCCACCCGTGGCATGTCGATTTGGCGAATCGAATGCGATGGAATTCGTTTTGGCTGGCATTCCCCGGTCAACGGACCGGTTCACCCGAATCACGTTCCCGTTTCCGAACCCAGCGGATTGGGTTGGTTGTCGGGTTTCGATGAACTCGTCGTGCGTTGCGGATTGGAAAGCAACGGTGCACCTCAGCACGATGCCAACGGAAAACTGGAATATCCGCTGCACGGGCACATCGCCAACACACCAGCGGATTCATTGTCGCTTGAGTTTGATGAAGCCAGCGGCCGCGTCGAACTGATTGCCGAAACCATCGAAACTCGCCTGTTTTTCAAGCGTTTTCGAATGCGTTCGCGAATTCGCGTCCATGCCGATCGCACCGAAGTGGAAATACTCGACGACGTAACCAACGAATTGGCCATGCCCCGAACGATGCAGATGCTTTACCACATCAACCTTGGATCACCGGTTCTTGGTGAGAACAGTCGCCTCGTCTCGACACTCGATGAACTGGCTCCCAAAGACGCTCACGCAGCCGAACAAATCGACCGCTGGGATGAGTTCGATGGTCCAACCACCGGTGAAGCCGAACGCGTTTACTTTGGTCGGCCTCGCGCCGATGAAACCGGTTACACGCACGCGTTGTTGATGTCTCCCAAACAAAAACGCGGCTTCGCGGTCAGCTTTAAAACGTCCACCCTGCCCGCCTTTGTCCTCTGGAAAAACACCGCCGCCGAAACGGATGGCTATGTGACCGGATTGGAACCTGCAACCGGTTTCCCCAACCGCCGTGGATTCGAAGAGCAACAGGGCCGGTTGGTTGACATTGGTGCCGGCGAAACCAAATCCTTCCGCATCAAACTGCGTCCGTTGATGGATGCGGATTTAGTCGAAGCCACCCGGCAAAAGATCCAATCGCTCACCGATGAGGGCGAGCCGACGGAGATTTCGAAAGAACCGCGAAGCGATTGGACGGACCTCAATGGCTGA
- a CDS encoding cupin domain-containing protein, translated as MSTVKLDEGLIQGDSVSSILDSAMDAHGGVLRLTPTWVPRSFLHPGRRIKLHPSDYYRFGADRGGIDERWFGSTTDAANEGRVWHEGQSFCLFEGKKFMLKDAVAERGNDIVGEAIYSKYNRWPVYSKFFDNMGPIPHHMHQSFEDAELVGQEGKPESYYFPPQLNNVDNNFSYTFMGLEPGTQPEDVRRCLENWNEGDNGILDLSRAYRLKRGTGWLIPPGVLHAPGSLCTYEPQWGSDVFGMYQSIVEGRYVPWSLLVKDMPEEKHQDLDFIVGQLDWDKNVDTHFKNSNYLEPVRDEKRSGDGYEDLWIVYGTVDGEQLFSAKELTIAPGAKCVLKDGAASSWITVQGRGRIGNLDLQTPAMIRFGENTTDEVFISHVAATNGVEIENLGSEPLVGLRYFGPNAHTDLPKAGS; from the coding sequence ATGAGCACCGTGAAGTTAGACGAAGGATTAATCCAGGGCGACAGCGTTTCCAGTATCCTCGATTCTGCCATGGACGCCCATGGTGGTGTACTGCGGTTGACTCCGACCTGGGTTCCGCGTTCGTTCCTGCACCCCGGACGCCGGATCAAATTGCATCCTTCGGATTACTATCGCTTTGGTGCAGATCGCGGTGGAATTGACGAACGTTGGTTCGGCAGCACCACCGACGCGGCCAACGAAGGTCGTGTTTGGCACGAAGGTCAAAGTTTTTGCTTGTTCGAAGGCAAAAAATTCATGCTGAAGGATGCGGTTGCCGAACGCGGCAACGACATCGTCGGCGAAGCAATTTACTCGAAGTACAACCGTTGGCCGGTGTACTCGAAATTCTTTGACAACATGGGCCCCATCCCCCATCACATGCACCAGTCGTTCGAAGACGCGGAACTGGTCGGTCAGGAAGGCAAGCCGGAAAGTTATTACTTCCCGCCACAGTTGAACAACGTCGACAACAATTTCTCGTACACGTTCATGGGTTTGGAACCTGGTACCCAACCCGAGGATGTGCGTCGTTGCTTGGAAAATTGGAACGAGGGCGACAACGGGATCTTGGATCTTAGCCGTGCCTACCGACTCAAACGTGGTACCGGTTGGTTGATTCCACCGGGAGTTCTCCATGCTCCTGGGTCTCTGTGTACGTACGAGCCACAATGGGGCAGCGACGTGTTCGGCATGTACCAATCGATCGTCGAAGGCCGTTATGTGCCTTGGTCGTTGCTGGTCAAAGACATGCCCGAAGAAAAGCACCAGGACCTCGATTTCATCGTCGGGCAATTGGATTGGGACAAGAACGTCGACACGCACTTCAAAAACAGCAACTACCTCGAGCCAGTTCGCGACGAAAAACGGAGCGGCGATGGCTACGAAGATTTGTGGATCGTTTACGGCACGGTCGATGGCGAGCAATTGTTCAGCGCAAAAGAGCTGACGATTGCTCCCGGTGCGAAATGCGTTTTGAAAGACGGTGCGGCGAGCAGCTGGATCACGGTTCAAGGTCGCGGCCGAATCGGAAACCTCGACCTGCAAACACCTGCCATGATTCGCTTCGGCGAAAACACGACCGACGAAGTGTTCATCAGCCACGTTGCCGCGACCAACGGTGTCGAGATCGAAAACTTGGGCAGCGAACCTTTGGTTGGACTGCGTTACTTCGGCCCCAACGCTCACACCGATCTGCCCAAGGCCGGAAGCTGA